From a region of the Thermomonas sp. HDW16 genome:
- a CDS encoding SIS domain-containing protein translates to MHTPLLPDVSAWQRLGGQHTAEEIAQQPALWAELADSLERTQTQLDAFLGEWLQRPGARVIFTGAGSSGFIADLVADQIAARCAADVRALHTTSLLTHPQLYLQRDRPTLLVSFGRSGSSPESVAAVQLVRDSVDETRFLDITCNAEGELARLGRDRADTHTLLMPPASCDRAFAMTSSLTCMTLAALAVFDDAPWVQRLQQLRSLAALGEQALSQWDTGVHALAQQPYARVIYLGSGPLEAAAHEAALKLLELTAGRVPAFAETPLGFRHGPKSLLDAETLVVMLRSAQPLSRRYEQDLLDELRRDGVAGRVVSVGPQADDDFPLAAPALPDAWLAPLWLTFAQRYALYRSAALGLTPDNPFPDGTVNRVVQGVTIHQHG, encoded by the coding sequence ATGCATACCCCATTGCTACCCGACGTGTCCGCCTGGCAGCGCCTTGGCGGACAGCACACCGCCGAAGAAATCGCCCAGCAGCCGGCACTGTGGGCTGAGCTCGCGGATTCGCTGGAACGGACGCAAACGCAGCTCGATGCCTTCCTCGGCGAATGGCTGCAGCGGCCCGGCGCGCGGGTGATCTTCACCGGCGCCGGCAGCTCCGGTTTCATCGCCGACCTTGTCGCGGATCAGATCGCCGCACGCTGCGCCGCTGACGTACGTGCGCTGCACACCACCAGCCTGCTGACGCATCCGCAGCTGTATCTGCAGCGGGATCGGCCGACCTTGTTGGTCTCCTTCGGCCGCAGCGGCTCCAGCCCGGAAAGCGTGGCGGCAGTGCAGCTGGTGCGCGATTCGGTGGACGAAACGCGGTTCCTCGACATCACCTGCAACGCCGAAGGCGAACTGGCACGACTGGGTCGCGACCGCGCCGATACCCACACCCTGCTGATGCCGCCGGCCAGTTGCGACCGCGCCTTCGCGATGACCAGCAGCCTCACCTGCATGACGCTGGCCGCATTGGCGGTATTCGATGACGCACCCTGGGTGCAGCGGCTGCAACAGTTGCGCAGTCTTGCCGCCCTGGGCGAACAGGCTCTGTCGCAATGGGATACCGGCGTGCATGCATTGGCGCAACAGCCGTACGCACGCGTGATCTATCTAGGCAGCGGCCCGCTGGAAGCCGCTGCGCACGAAGCCGCGCTGAAATTGCTGGAACTCACCGCTGGCCGCGTGCCCGCCTTCGCCGAAACCCCACTGGGTTTCCGCCATGGCCCGAAATCATTGCTGGATGCCGAGACGCTGGTGGTGATGTTGCGTAGTGCGCAGCCGCTGTCGCGCCGCTACGAGCAGGATCTTCTGGATGAACTGCGCCGCGACGGCGTGGCCGGGCGCGTGGTGTCGGTTGGCCCGCAGGCGGACGATGACTTTCCCTTGGCCGCACCCGCATTGCCCGATGCCTGGCTTGCGCCGTTGTGGCTGACTTTCGCCCAGCGTTATGCACTGTATCGTTCGGCGGCACTCGGCCTGACGCCGGACAATCCATTCCCGGACGGCACCGTCAATCGCGTCGTGCAAGGCGTCACCATCCATCAACATGGCTGA
- a CDS encoding ROK family protein, translating into MAEHNATSGICYGIDIGGSKIELVACDASLQIVHRQRIDTPQHDYGAFLDAVQALVANADATTGAFCESIGIGLPGVRDRATGRQLSANVPALTGKHVGSDLQARLQRPLQLGNDLQCFALSEAHGGAAEGYPSMYGAILGTGAGGGYCVEGRLVAGGNGIAGEWGHWTIPATLLAKYDLPLLDCGCGLRGCVERYVSGSGMAALHRHLGGASAAAATTIAAAQAGDATAQRALDIHLDLLGHAFASLVMVVDPHVIVIGGGLSKYEALYSALPAAIETHLFRGVRVPPILPPKFGDAGGARGAALLARQAH; encoded by the coding sequence ATGGCTGAGCACAACGCCACCAGCGGAATTTGCTACGGCATCGATATCGGTGGCAGCAAGATCGAGCTGGTAGCTTGTGATGCGTCGCTGCAGATCGTCCATCGGCAACGCATCGACACGCCGCAACACGATTACGGCGCTTTCCTCGACGCGGTGCAGGCCTTGGTCGCGAATGCCGATGCCACGACTGGTGCGTTCTGCGAAAGCATTGGCATCGGCCTGCCCGGCGTGCGCGATCGCGCCACTGGGCGGCAGCTCAGCGCCAATGTGCCGGCATTGACCGGCAAGCACGTCGGCAGCGATTTGCAGGCGCGACTGCAACGCCCGCTGCAACTGGGCAACGACCTGCAATGCTTCGCCTTGTCGGAAGCGCATGGCGGCGCGGCCGAGGGCTATCCCAGCATGTACGGCGCAATCCTGGGCACCGGCGCCGGCGGCGGCTATTGCGTCGAAGGTCGCCTGGTCGCGGGCGGCAACGGCATCGCCGGCGAATGGGGGCATTGGACGATTCCGGCCACCCTGCTGGCGAAGTACGACTTGCCGCTGCTCGACTGCGGCTGCGGCCTGCGTGGATGCGTGGAGCGTTACGTCTCCGGCAGCGGCATGGCCGCGCTGCATCGGCATCTCGGCGGTGCGTCCGCTGCAGCCGCCACCACCATTGCAGCGGCGCAGGCCGGCGATGCCACCGCGCAACGCGCACTCGACATCCACCTCGACCTGCTCGGCCATGCCTTCGCCAGCCTGGTGATGGTGGTGGATCCGCACGTGATCGTGATCGGCGGCGGCCTGTCGAAATACGAAGCGCTGTACAGCGCATTGCCCGCGGCCATCGAAACCCATCTGTTCCGCGGCGTGCGCGTGCCGCCGATCCTGCCGCCGAAATTCGGCGACGCCGGTGGTGCACGCGGCGCCGCCTTGCTCGCGCGCCAAGCCCACTGA
- a CDS encoding TonB-dependent receptor: MSKQNKSTRSGQLRRQTLCIALGLSLATGAVFAQSAVGSIFGTAKAGATITIQNVGSGASRTITADSQGRYAFSQLPPGEYKISTDGVSRNTRVQVGTGTEVSLVAKGGGDAKTLDAVTVTGSSINPIDVSSVESSTVFTAQQLQKLPVEREISSVALLAPGVVAGDEAYGKLVSIGGSSVAENGYYINGFDITNPRSMMSYFDVPYEAVEEAQIKTGGYGAEYGRSLGGVLSQVIRRGSNEWHYGAAVYYTPDLLREKQIVNKSFRELDFNNGRVQTSNADDSADYLKYNVYASGPLIKDRLFFFALYQGKDDIVKSYGNTSGNTYRDKTPQEVVKLDWNITDNHLLEFTGINAPVNINSDIYRRDLDANNKPVNPYTNKNLTFVDRNDFTGGGKMATLRYTGWFGDNFTLSAQAGRLEYTNGNYRKEPSYAKCPYVVDTGLGGVEKYDEIGCAVADPSYSFWYKPVGKVEKDIRTSFRVDGGWTIGDHEIKFGWDSERIQSNGTQPHFQGEAWYDYFTPDANGEALDYLYSYATFGGLSSYGSNLVLKLADDEGEGTFRSKNTAIYLDDNWHVTDNLLLYGGLRKEAFDNRNQLGQEFIRGDAQWSPRLGFSWDVNGDSSFKLYGTLGRYYIPAPGMLAITNTRYNYYTATIHTYTGRDPETGAPTGLSAPLRFDTVDAGGAVWTEGLVNGVTAWNFSTNPPQDTRTVVSQNLKPMGQDELILGAQWAVGNDWTFGVKGTYRNLVNGVDNYCYSQSGYGPLVEWMHANGHPEYTAADASSRGQARCIFVNPGEDAVIAVKLDATPGSPLVEATLPNNTLGLGTGLQQYKRKYNALQLSLEKNTSTWYLRADYVLSHGYGNAEGFANSTFGTSLGNSVGFQNKYSGGGSTVGQGINFNHPIVDVGGNGDLPNDRTHSLKVYGNYTLWDQFQLGGSLILQSGQPLNCLGASPYTRDDLRNGYTYTDAAYNAANPADLAALKSYATGSRTHFCHDKPYTTTFTTASGYKYDYTAFAPSLHPAGSEGRTPWYWNFDLSAAYIPNWADKKLTFRMNVFNLFNHHGVLATNQAHDITMLPADAAAAGHAQTVTRPNGTVITAGDPNNTAADKAALALYGGGGVLGPSPNYGKQPSYQSPRYVQFSVRYEF, translated from the coding sequence ATGTCGAAACAGAACAAGAGCACGCGTTCCGGCCAACTGCGCCGCCAGACGTTGTGCATCGCATTGGGGCTGTCGCTGGCAACAGGGGCGGTCTTCGCGCAGAGCGCAGTCGGTTCGATCTTCGGCACTGCAAAAGCCGGGGCCACGATCACGATCCAAAACGTCGGCAGCGGTGCGTCGCGCACCATCACTGCGGATAGTCAAGGTCGCTATGCCTTCAGCCAGTTGCCGCCGGGCGAATACAAGATCAGCACGGATGGCGTGTCGCGCAACACGCGCGTGCAGGTCGGCACCGGCACGGAGGTCAGCCTGGTGGCGAAGGGTGGTGGTGATGCAAAAACGCTGGATGCCGTGACCGTCACCGGTAGCAGCATCAATCCCATCGACGTGTCGTCGGTGGAATCGTCGACAGTGTTCACTGCGCAGCAACTGCAGAAACTGCCGGTGGAGCGCGAGATCAGTTCGGTGGCGCTGCTGGCGCCTGGAGTGGTCGCCGGTGACGAAGCCTACGGCAAGCTGGTGTCGATCGGCGGCTCATCGGTGGCGGAAAACGGCTATTACATCAACGGTTTCGACATCACCAACCCGCGCAGCATGATGTCGTACTTCGATGTCCCGTATGAGGCGGTCGAAGAAGCGCAAATCAAGACCGGCGGTTATGGCGCCGAATACGGTCGCTCGCTGGGCGGCGTGCTGAGCCAGGTCATCAGGCGCGGTAGCAACGAATGGCATTACGGTGCCGCGGTGTATTACACGCCGGACCTGCTTCGCGAAAAGCAGATCGTTAACAAGTCGTTTCGCGAGCTGGACTTCAACAATGGCCGCGTGCAGACCAGCAACGCGGACGATTCCGCGGACTACCTGAAGTACAACGTGTACGCCAGCGGCCCCCTTATCAAGGACCGGCTGTTCTTCTTCGCCCTGTACCAGGGCAAGGACGACATCGTCAAATCGTATGGCAATACGTCAGGCAACACCTACCGGGACAAGACCCCGCAGGAAGTGGTGAAGCTGGACTGGAACATCACCGACAACCACCTGCTGGAATTCACCGGCATCAACGCCCCGGTCAACATCAACTCGGATATCTACCGCCGCGATCTGGATGCGAACAACAAGCCGGTCAATCCGTACACCAACAAGAACCTGACGTTTGTCGATCGCAACGATTTCACCGGCGGCGGCAAGATGGCTACGCTGCGCTATACAGGGTGGTTCGGCGACAACTTCACCTTGTCGGCGCAGGCCGGTCGGCTGGAGTACACCAACGGCAACTACCGGAAAGAGCCGTCCTATGCCAAGTGCCCTTATGTCGTCGACACGGGCCTGGGTGGGGTGGAGAAGTACGACGAAATAGGCTGCGCAGTGGCCGACCCGTCGTATTCCTTCTGGTACAAGCCGGTGGGTAAGGTGGAGAAGGATATCCGCACGTCCTTCCGCGTCGATGGCGGCTGGACGATTGGCGACCACGAAATCAAGTTCGGCTGGGACTCGGAGAGGATCCAGTCCAACGGCACCCAGCCACACTTCCAGGGGGAGGCCTGGTACGACTACTTCACGCCGGATGCAAACGGCGAGGCGCTCGACTATCTGTACTCCTATGCGACCTTCGGCGGGCTGAGCAGCTACGGCAGCAACCTGGTCCTGAAGCTCGCCGATGACGAAGGCGAGGGCACTTTCCGCTCGAAGAACACCGCCATCTACCTGGACGACAACTGGCACGTCACCGACAACCTGTTGCTGTACGGTGGCCTGCGCAAGGAGGCCTTCGACAACCGCAACCAGCTTGGCCAGGAGTTCATCCGCGGGGACGCTCAGTGGTCGCCGCGATTGGGTTTCTCTTGGGACGTGAACGGCGATTCCAGCTTCAAGCTCTACGGCACTTTGGGCCGCTACTACATTCCCGCTCCGGGCATGCTGGCCATCACCAACACCCGTTACAACTACTACACGGCCACGATTCATACCTATACCGGCAGGGATCCCGAGACGGGTGCGCCAACGGGCCTCTCGGCGCCGCTGCGTTTCGACACGGTCGATGCCGGTGGTGCTGTCTGGACCGAAGGGCTCGTCAACGGCGTCACGGCGTGGAACTTCTCGACGAACCCGCCACAGGACACGCGAACCGTTGTGTCGCAGAACCTCAAGCCCATGGGCCAGGACGAGTTGATCCTGGGCGCGCAGTGGGCAGTCGGCAACGACTGGACCTTCGGGGTGAAGGGGACCTATCGCAACCTGGTCAACGGCGTGGACAACTACTGCTACTCCCAGTCCGGTTATGGCCCGCTGGTGGAGTGGATGCATGCGAACGGCCATCCCGAGTACACGGCAGCCGACGCAAGTAGCAGGGGCCAGGCGCGATGCATCTTCGTCAACCCCGGCGAGGATGCGGTGATCGCCGTCAAGCTGGACGCTACCCCCGGCAGCCCGCTGGTCGAGGCCACCCTGCCCAACAACACGCTGGGCCTGGGCACCGGCCTGCAGCAGTACAAGCGCAAGTACAACGCCTTGCAACTGAGCCTGGAGAAAAACACGTCCACCTGGTACCTGCGTGCGGACTACGTGTTGTCGCATGGTTACGGCAATGCCGAGGGCTTCGCCAATTCCACGTTCGGTACATCCCTGGGCAACTCCGTCGGTTTCCAGAACAAATACAGCGGCGGTGGCTCGACGGTCGGGCAGGGCATCAATTTCAACCATCCGATCGTGGACGTGGGCGGTAATGGCGACCTGCCCAACGACCGCACCCACAGCCTCAAGGTCTATGGCAACTACACGCTGTGGGACCAGTTCCAGCTGGGTGGCAGCCTCATCCTGCAGTCCGGGCAGCCGCTGAACTGCCTTGGCGCCTCGCCTTACACGCGGGATGACTTGCGCAATGGCTATACCTACACCGATGCGGCATACAACGCCGCGAATCCAGCCGACCTCGCCGCGCTGAAGAGCTATGCGACCGGCAGCAGGACACACTTCTGCCACGACAAGCCGTACACCACCACGTTCACCACCGCGAGCGGCTACAAGTACGACTACACCGCGTTCGCACCCAGCTTGCACCCTGCAGGATCGGAGGGACGTACGCCGTGGTACTGGAACTTCGATCTCTCTGCCGCATACATCCCCAACTGGGCGGACAAGAAGCTGACGTTCCGCATGAACGTGTTCAACCTGTTCAACCACCACGGCGTGTTGGCCACCAACCAGGCCCACGACATCACAATGCTCCCAGCCGACGCGGCGGCTGCCGGTCATGCGCAGACGGTCACTCGCCCCAACGGTACGGTGATTACTGCCGGGGATCCGAACAACACTGCAGCTGACAAGGCGGCGCTCGCGTTGTACGGTGGCGGCGGCGTGCTGGGCCCCAGCCCGAACTACGGCAAGCAGCCCAGCTACCAGTCGCCGCGCTACGTCCAGTTCTCGGTGCGGTACGAGTTCTGA
- a CDS encoding TIM-barrel domain-containing protein has translation MAESVGNLRAITPAPSAEGVPGWDIQTDNGTRLRIDLLRADTLRVRAGRNGKLVPASDKAAPIVLPQAAAKVAFDVEEDANELRIHTDALVLHIQRQPLRLALERIEAGKAIPLWRELQPLDLAKAQSVQVLSSEASEQFYGGGQQNGRFAFKGREVPISYSGGWEEGDRPSPAPMLLSSRGWGMLRNTWSDGDYDLRQADAATLLHNEDRFDAYYFVGNGLTALLDRYTALTGRAGLLPRWAYSYGDADCYNDGDNKKKPGTVPAGWSDGPTGTTPDVIESVAKKYREFDMPGGWILPNDGYGCGYTDLPKVVQGLAKYGFRTGLWTENGVDKIAWEVGTAGTRVQKLDVAWTGKGYQFAMDANQSAYNGILHNSDSRPFLWTVMGWAGMQRYAVEWTGDQSGSWDYIRWHIPTLIGSGLSGYAYATGDVDGIFGGSAETYTRDLQWKAFTPVLMGMSGWSANSRKHPWAFDEPYRSINRDYLKLKMRLTPYMYGLARDAAQTGTPIVRGLMWDYPQDPQAQTEAHKYQFLLGRDLLVAPVYRSQAASRGWRRDIHLPQGRWFDYWDGRQLTAEVQGRDLDLQVQLATLPLFVRAGAILPMYPSMLFDGEKPLDEVTFDLYPQGESQYTLYEDDGNTRKYEQGESSEQTIHVSAPEQGSGSVAVRIDAVKGGYAGQLPQRRYALRVLSRTSPEAVELDGRALPKLADKAAFDAANEGWYFDAGERKGSVHVRTAPMDIRNALAFRLDIPAAKVAVDDVFPAAPELGRSLPADSLLVVNRPAEEPGHPLENAFDDDASTWFRSVRNQAVRTGAHEWTVGFGDRKLIDGIEIAPRNDKNWKHGQIRDYEVYLADSNGEWGKPVATGRLKLEQGTQTITFAPHAGRLLRFRVLSVQNPEGDGASSADPMVTAAQGGARAVDALQPRDVGPIALSTFHILEHQADERPQQQRYLSELPMPESLAGKVARDRAFGGATEMRMNGLLFRRGLGVGADSRIDMNLGGGWKLLRADLGVDDSCRSHGGLQFQVWGDDRLLYDSGLVQAPGVVKPELDVRGVRRLSLRTLGAQSAQGCGNWANAALIGREGDIAEWANQP, from the coding sequence ATGGCCGAGAGCGTGGGCAACCTGCGTGCGATCACCCCAGCGCCTTCGGCGGAAGGCGTGCCCGGCTGGGACATCCAGACCGACAACGGCACTCGCCTGCGCATCGACCTGCTGCGTGCGGACACCCTGCGGGTGCGGGCCGGGCGCAACGGCAAGCTGGTGCCGGCCAGTGACAAGGCCGCACCGATCGTGCTGCCACAAGCGGCGGCGAAGGTCGCGTTCGATGTCGAAGAAGACGCGAACGAGCTGCGCATCCACACCGACGCGCTGGTGCTGCACATCCAGCGTCAGCCGCTGCGCCTGGCGCTGGAGCGCATCGAAGCGGGCAAGGCGATTCCACTGTGGCGCGAGCTGCAGCCGCTCGACCTGGCAAAGGCGCAAAGCGTGCAGGTGCTGTCCAGCGAGGCGAGCGAACAGTTCTACGGCGGCGGCCAGCAGAACGGGCGTTTCGCATTCAAGGGCCGCGAAGTGCCGATCTCCTATTCCGGCGGTTGGGAAGAAGGCGACCGCCCCAGCCCGGCGCCGATGCTGCTCAGCTCGCGCGGCTGGGGCATGTTGCGCAACACCTGGAGCGATGGCGATTACGACCTACGCCAGGCGGATGCCGCCACCCTGTTGCACAACGAAGACCGTTTCGATGCCTACTACTTCGTCGGCAACGGCCTGACTGCGCTGCTCGATCGCTACACCGCGCTGACCGGTCGCGCCGGGTTGTTGCCGCGTTGGGCGTATTCCTACGGCGACGCCGATTGCTACAACGACGGCGACAACAAGAAGAAACCCGGTACCGTGCCCGCCGGCTGGAGCGACGGCCCCACCGGCACAACCCCGGACGTGATCGAGTCCGTGGCGAAGAAGTACCGCGAATTCGACATGCCCGGCGGCTGGATCCTGCCGAACGATGGTTACGGCTGTGGTTACACCGACCTGCCGAAGGTGGTGCAGGGATTGGCGAAATACGGCTTCCGCACCGGGCTGTGGACCGAGAACGGCGTCGACAAGATCGCCTGGGAAGTCGGTACTGCGGGCACCCGCGTGCAGAAGCTGGACGTGGCGTGGACCGGCAAGGGCTACCAGTTCGCGATGGACGCCAATCAGTCGGCCTACAACGGCATCCTGCACAACTCGGACTCGCGCCCGTTCCTGTGGACGGTGATGGGCTGGGCCGGCATGCAGCGTTACGCGGTGGAGTGGACCGGCGACCAGAGCGGCAGCTGGGATTACATCCGCTGGCATATCCCGACGTTGATCGGTTCCGGCTTGTCCGGTTATGCGTATGCGACCGGCGACGTCGACGGCATCTTCGGCGGCAGCGCCGAGACCTACACCCGCGACCTGCAATGGAAGGCGTTCACCCCGGTGCTGATGGGCATGTCCGGCTGGTCGGCGAATTCGCGCAAACACCCATGGGCATTCGACGAACCGTATCGCAGCATCAACCGCGATTACCTGAAGTTGAAGATGCGCCTCACCCCGTACATGTACGGCTTGGCGCGCGATGCCGCGCAGACCGGCACGCCGATCGTGCGCGGCCTGATGTGGGATTACCCGCAGGATCCGCAGGCGCAGACCGAGGCGCACAAGTACCAGTTCCTGCTCGGCCGCGACCTGCTGGTCGCGCCGGTGTATCGCAGCCAGGCCGCCAGCCGCGGCTGGCGTCGCGACATCCACCTGCCACAAGGCCGCTGGTTCGATTACTGGGATGGGCGTCAACTCACCGCAGAGGTGCAAGGCCGCGATCTCGACCTGCAGGTTCAACTCGCCACGCTGCCGCTGTTCGTGCGCGCTGGCGCGATCCTGCCGATGTATCCGTCGATGCTGTTCGATGGCGAAAAGCCGCTCGATGAAGTCACCTTCGACCTGTATCCGCAGGGCGAATCGCAGTACACCCTGTACGAAGACGACGGCAACACGCGCAAGTACGAGCAGGGCGAATCCAGCGAACAAACGATCCACGTGAGCGCACCCGAGCAGGGTAGTGGCAGCGTTGCGGTACGCATCGATGCGGTGAAGGGCGGCTATGCCGGTCAGTTGCCGCAGCGTCGTTATGCGCTGCGCGTGTTGAGCCGCACGTCGCCGGAGGCAGTCGAACTCGATGGGCGCGCGCTGCCGAAGCTGGCCGACAAGGCTGCCTTCGACGCGGCGAATGAAGGCTGGTATTTCGATGCCGGCGAACGCAAGGGCAGCGTGCATGTGCGCACCGCGCCGATGGATATCCGAAACGCACTCGCCTTCCGCCTCGATATTCCCGCCGCGAAGGTCGCCGTCGACGATGTATTCCCGGCCGCGCCGGAACTCGGCCGCAGCTTGCCGGCCGACAGCCTGCTGGTGGTGAATCGCCCGGCCGAAGAGCCCGGGCATCCGCTGGAGAACGCGTTCGACGATGACGCTTCCACCTGGTTCCGCAGCGTGCGCAACCAGGCGGTGCGCACCGGTGCGCACGAATGGACGGTCGGTTTCGGTGATCGCAAGTTGATCGACGGCATCGAGATCGCACCGCGCAACGACAAGAACTGGAAACACGGCCAGATCCGCGATTACGAGGTCTACCTGGCCGACAGCAATGGCGAATGGGGCAAGCCCGTCGCAACCGGCCGCCTGAAGCTGGAACAGGGCACGCAGACCATCACGTTCGCTCCGCACGCCGGCCGCCTGCTGCGCTTCCGCGTGCTCAGCGTGCAGAACCCCGAAGGCGATGGCGCCAGCAGCGCCGATCCGATGGTCACTGCGGCGCAGGGCGGTGCGCGTGCGGTCGATGCGCTGCAGCCGCGCGACGTGGGGCCGATCGCGCTGTCCACTTTCCACATCCTCGAACACCAGGCCGACGAGCGCCCGCAACAGCAGCGCTACCTGTCCGAATTGCCGATGCCCGAGTCGTTGGCTGGCAAGGTCGCGCGCGATCGCGCCTTCGGTGGCGCCACCGAGATGCGCATGAACGGCCTGCTGTTCCGTCGCGGCCTGGGCGTCGGCGCGGATAGCCGCATCGACATGAATCTCGGTGGCGGTTGGAAGTTGTTGCGCGCCGACCTCGGCGTTGACGACAGCTGCCGCAGCCACGGTGGCCTGCAGTTCCAGGTCTGGGGTGATGACCGCCTGCTCTACGACAGCGGCCTGGTGCAGGCCCCGGGCGTGGTCAAGCCCGAACTCGATGTCCGCGGCGTGCGCCGCCTCAGCCTGCGCACGCTGGGTGCGCAGTCCGCGCAGGGATGCGGCAATTGGGCCAATGCGGCCTTGATCGGGCGGGAAGGCGACATCGCGGAATGGGCGAATCAACCGTGA
- a CDS encoding tetratricopeptide repeat-containing sulfotransferase family protein — MPQETPIETRLAQAARLLQVDPAQAQAQLRDILAVHPKHPFARLLFGASHNRLGDELDALAVLEPLLDAQPRFAEAHYEAGVALGKAGRYDEAVDALQTATGLKPELAQAWRVLAALHAQHGNPRAATLATSQLQYCAREPRLLRAAEAIAEQQFPQAEALLREHLRNNANDPQAMRLVARLASEAGAHEDAARMLQNCLRQLPDFLTARFELALALQQLKMPREALAETETLLREDPDNSAACYLKAELLHGLGDHDGAADLLSALAQRHGERSRVWVSLGNALKYAGRQAEAVQALRTALEKLPGLGEAWWELANLKTYRFDDADIAAMQAQVERPALADKHRAPIEFSLGKAYEDRGDHAASFRHYAQGNAVRRRQLPYDAAAETANVQRAKQLYTPEFFAARSGWGSAARDPIFIVGLPRSGSTLVEQILASHSQVEGTAELPTMNAIAQRLTKGKPYHDAVIALDADECRRIGEYYLGRTRDYRSTDAPLFTDKMPHNFAHVALIRLALPNARIIDVRRDPMAWGFSVFKQWFAGGATYSYDLADIGRYYRDYVELMAHFDAVLPGRVHRVRYEALVDDFETEVRKLLDYCALPFEPQCLRFFENARPVRTASSEQVRQPLYRDALEQWRHYAPWLGPLAEALNPDLK; from the coding sequence ATGCCGCAAGAAACTCCGATCGAAACCCGTCTTGCGCAAGCGGCACGCCTGCTGCAGGTCGATCCCGCACAGGCGCAGGCACAGCTGCGCGACATCCTTGCCGTGCACCCCAAGCATCCTTTCGCACGGTTGCTGTTCGGCGCCTCGCACAATCGGCTTGGCGATGAACTGGATGCTCTTGCCGTGCTGGAGCCGCTGCTCGACGCGCAGCCGAGGTTTGCGGAAGCGCACTACGAAGCCGGCGTGGCGCTCGGCAAGGCGGGACGTTACGACGAAGCCGTGGACGCATTGCAAACCGCCACCGGGCTGAAACCGGAGCTGGCGCAGGCGTGGCGCGTATTGGCGGCGTTGCACGCACAGCACGGCAATCCACGCGCAGCAACGTTGGCGACGTCGCAACTGCAGTATTGCGCACGCGAACCACGACTCCTGCGTGCCGCCGAGGCCATCGCCGAGCAACAGTTCCCGCAGGCCGAAGCACTGCTGCGCGAACACCTGCGGAACAACGCAAACGATCCGCAGGCGATGCGCCTGGTCGCCCGCCTTGCATCCGAAGCGGGTGCGCACGAGGACGCCGCCAGGATGCTGCAGAACTGCCTGCGCCAGCTTCCCGACTTCCTGACGGCGCGATTCGAACTGGCACTCGCATTGCAGCAACTGAAGATGCCGCGCGAGGCGCTTGCTGAAACCGAAACATTGCTGCGCGAAGATCCGGACAATTCCGCCGCTTGCTACCTGAAAGCGGAACTGCTGCACGGCTTGGGCGATCACGATGGCGCTGCCGATTTGCTCAGCGCACTGGCGCAGCGGCACGGCGAGCGCTCGCGGGTCTGGGTCAGTCTTGGCAACGCGCTGAAATACGCGGGGCGGCAGGCCGAGGCCGTGCAGGCGCTGCGCACTGCGCTGGAAAAGCTGCCTGGCCTGGGCGAAGCCTGGTGGGAACTGGCGAACCTCAAGACCTACCGTTTCGACGATGCCGATATCGCTGCCATGCAGGCGCAAGTCGAGCGACCGGCACTGGCCGACAAGCATCGCGCGCCAATTGAATTCAGCCTTGGCAAGGCTTATGAAGATCGCGGCGACCACGCTGCATCGTTCCGGCATTACGCGCAGGGAAACGCGGTGCGCCGGCGGCAACTGCCCTACGATGCCGCCGCCGAAACCGCCAACGTGCAACGGGCGAAACAGCTGTACACGCCGGAGTTCTTCGCTGCGCGGTCGGGTTGGGGCAGCGCCGCGCGCGACCCGATCTTCATCGTCGGCCTGCCGCGTTCCGGCTCCACCCTGGTCGAACAGATCCTGGCCAGCCACTCGCAGGTCGAAGGCACGGCAGAGTTGCCGACGATGAACGCCATCGCCCAGCGTTTGACAAAGGGGAAGCCTTACCACGATGCGGTCATCGCGCTGGACGCCGATGAATGCCGTCGGATCGGCGAGTACTACCTAGGGCGCACGCGCGACTATCGCAGCACCGACGCGCCGCTTTTCACCGACAAGATGCCGCACAACTTTGCCCATGTGGCGCTGATCCGGCTCGCATTGCCGAATGCCAGGATCATCGACGTGCGCCGCGATCCGATGGCATGGGGCTTCTCCGTGTTCAAGCAGTGGTTCGCGGGTGGTGCCACCTACAGCTACGACCTAGCCGACATCGGCCGCTACTACCGCGACTACGTCGAGCTGATGGCGCATTTCGACGCAGTCCTACCCGGCCGCGTGCATCGCGTGCGCTACGAAGCGCTGGTCGATGATTTCGAGACGGAAGTGCGCAAGCTGCTGGACTACTGCGCCCTGCCGTTCGAACCGCAATGCCTGCGTTTCTTCGAGAACGCCCGCCCGGTGCGCACCGCCAGTTCGGAGCAGGTCCGGCAGCCGCTCTATCGCGACGCGCTGGAACAATGGCGGCACTACGCGCCGTGGCTGGGGCCGCTCGCTGAAGCACTCAATCCCGACTTGAAGTAG